A window of the Acidimicrobiales bacterium genome harbors these coding sequences:
- a CDS encoding STAS domain-containing protein, translating to MDLGLDVTERDGWAVLAVTGEVDVATAPRLREQLVGLVTEGRHRIAVDLEGVDFLDSTGLGVLVGALKRVRTHDGELALVCTQPRILKVFEITGLTKVFPMYGTVDEAVSAG from the coding sequence ATGGATCTCGGTCTCGACGTCACCGAACGAGACGGCTGGGCGGTGCTCGCCGTCACCGGCGAGGTCGACGTCGCGACCGCGCCCCGGCTCCGCGAGCAGCTGGTCGGGCTGGTGACGGAAGGGCGTCACCGCATCGCCGTCGACCTCGAGGGCGTCGACTTCCTGGACTCCACCGGGCTCGGCGTCCTCGTGGGCGCGCTGAAGCGGGTGCGCACCCACGACGGCGAGCTCGCCCTCGTGTGCACCCAGCCCCGCATCCTGAAGGTCTTCGAGATCACCGGGCTCACGAAGGTCTTCCCGATGTACGGCACGGTCGACGAGGCCGTCTCGGCGGGTTGA
- a CDS encoding ATP-binding protein, translating into MGDVVELLVPARAEYLALVRLVVSAAVAIDAGLSESRIGDLKLAVSEACTNAMEAANRADDAEQVLVRCSIDDERVEVLVRDRGMGFDPASLRPHPPVTDPARLDFERGLGIPLIRALTDEVTFESSEKGTDVCLVLYLGEPPEGLG; encoded by the coding sequence GTGGGCGACGTCGTCGAGCTCCTCGTCCCCGCCCGCGCCGAGTACCTCGCTCTCGTCCGCCTCGTCGTCTCCGCCGCCGTCGCCATCGACGCCGGCCTCTCGGAGAGCCGCATCGGCGACCTGAAGCTCGCCGTCTCCGAGGCGTGCACCAACGCCATGGAGGCGGCCAACCGCGCCGACGACGCCGAGCAGGTGCTCGTCCGCTGCTCGATCGACGACGAGCGGGTCGAGGTGCTCGTGCGGGACCGCGGGATGGGCTTCGACCCGGCGTCGCTGCGCCCGCACCCGCCGGTGACCGACCCGGCCAGGCTGGACTTCGAGCGGGGGCTCGGCATCCCGCTCATCCGGGCGCTGACCGACGAGGTGACGTTCGAGTCCTCCGAGAAGGGCACCGACGTCTGCCTGGTGCTCTACCTGGGCGAGCCGCCCGAAGGGCTCGGGTGA